GAAGGTGATCTGGCATGACGGCCAGGGCGCCTGCCTGTTCACAAAACGCCTGGAGCGGGGTCGCTTCATCTGGCCGAGCCCGGCTGAGGGTGTGGTGACGATCTCGTCGGCGCAGCTCGGTTACCTCCTGTCCGGGATTGACTGGAGGCACCCTCAAGAGACGTGGCGGCCGACATCGGTCGGATGAGGATTTTGAGCTTCTCGGATCGCGATGGATGTGATTCCATCATCGTCGTGACCACATCTGAATCGCTCCCCACCGATCTTGCCGCCGCGCATGCGATGATCCTCGCCGAG
The DNA window shown above is from Bradyrhizobium sp. CB1650 and carries:
- the tnpB gene encoding IS66 family insertion sequence element accessory protein TnpB (TnpB, as the term is used for proteins encoded by IS66 family insertion elements, is considered an accessory protein, since TnpC, encoded by a neighboring gene, is a DDE family transposase.), translated to MIPLPAGVRVWLATGYTDMRKGFPSLALQVQEILHRDPLGGHLFCFRGRRGNLLKVIWHDGQGACLFTKRLERGRFIWPSPAEGVVTISSAQLGYLLSGIDWRHPQETWRPTSVG